TCTATATCCCTGATGAGCTCATCCCCGAGGAGTTCCCTGAACTCCAACATGGACATCTCGGTTCGGGAGTTCTCAAGCTCACTGAGGTACTCCGCTATGGCCTTTCTCGCCACTTCGCTCCATTTGATTTCTGGGTGCTTCTTCATCTTGCGGTAGAGCTCCGGAGGTATTGAAAGGGTCATAGTTGGCATATCATCACCATACATAATTATGTGTATGCACATATTTAAATGTTCTCACCACCCCAGCTTCCAGGGCGTTGGATGAAGGACCTTCTCGTTGACCAGCGGCCTCCACCAGGCCTCGTTTTCGAGGTACCATTTGACAGTCTTTCTAATGCCCTCCTCAAAGCTGTGCTTTGGCCTCCACTTGAGGTCACGCGTTATCTTCCAGGAGTCGAGGGAGTAGCGCAGGTCATGGCCGGGCCTGTCCTCAACAAACTCTATAAGCGACTCGTCCCTGCCCATGAGCTCAAGGATCGTCTTAACGACCTCCAGGTTAGTCTTTTCCTCGCCGGCGGAGATGTTGTAGATTTCCCTGGGCTCCCCTTTGAGCAGAACGGCCTCAATTGCCCTGACGTGGTCTTCGACGTAGAGCCAGTCCCTCACGTTCTGGCCGGTGCCGTATATCGGAATCTTGAGCCCCATGCTGGCCCTGATTATCGTCTTGGGGATGAGCTTTTCCGGGAACTGGTAGGGGCCGTAGTTGTTGGTGCACCTCGTTATGGAGGCGTTCAGACTGTAAGTCCGCGTCCAGCCAAGCACGAGAACATCACTGGCAGCTTTAGTAGCGGAGTATGGGGATGAGGGCATAAGCGCGTCTTTTTCGGTGAACGAGCCTTCCAGGATATCGCCGTAGACTTCATCGGTGCTCACGTGAACTAGTCTAACTTCGGGGTTCTCTTTCCTGATGGCTTCAAGAATCGTGTAAACACCGATGACGTTGCTTCTCAGGAAGTGCTCGGGGCTTGAGATGCTCCTGTCCACGTGACTTTCAGCGGCGAAGTGCACTATTCCGTCAACTCTCCTAACCAGCTCGCTCACGAGCTCAAAGTCCGCTATGTCTCCCTTGACGAAGGTGTAGCGCGGGTCGTCTTCGATGTCTTTCAAATTTGCCGGATTCGAGCCGTAGCCAAGCTTGTCAAGGTTTATTACCTCCCAGTCGGAGTGCTTTTCAAGGATATAGCGGATGAAGTTGCTCCCTATGAAGCCCATTCCACCGGTCACCAAAAGCCTCATCGTTCCACCTCACAGCATTAACTGGGAATTGTCGCCGACGACCAGCTTCCTTCCAATG
This genomic window from Thermococcus celericrescens contains:
- the rfbB gene encoding dTDP-glucose 4,6-dehydratase, with protein sequence MRLLVTGGMGFIGSNFIRYILEKHSDWEVINLDKLGYGSNPANLKDIEDDPRYTFVKGDIADFELVSELVRRVDGIVHFAAESHVDRSISSPEHFLRSNVIGVYTILEAIRKENPEVRLVHVSTDEVYGDILEGSFTEKDALMPSSPYSATKAASDVLVLGWTRTYSLNASITRCTNNYGPYQFPEKLIPKTIIRASMGLKIPIYGTGQNVRDWLYVEDHVRAIEAVLLKGEPREIYNISAGEEKTNLEVVKTILELMGRDESLIEFVEDRPGHDLRYSLDSWKITRDLKWRPKHSFEEGIRKTVKWYLENEAWWRPLVNEKVLHPTPWKLGW